A genome region from Ctenopharyngodon idella isolate HZGC_01 chromosome 5, HZGC01, whole genome shotgun sequence includes the following:
- the LOC127512648 gene encoding regulator of G-protein signaling 3-like isoform X4: MKMLEPKAAEQTDLGLLGFSPHSVSEPCSPSCPSASPIMRRTNCSSPTQQLSYPDLHVSTGDANQTAPTPRDACKPPYMETSEIWKDRQKEVKGGGQESELEKREQGEGESASETISVGARPTSSSSSSSPLVIPKLCLDRSFNADALTSPSTDDDEEEEEEDDEDSDEGFLKRRSMVESSPSSGQQSGGLCVQRSLHRRTHSEGSLLQEPRSPRFISDQAIDCIEAKREPPERWAVPSPQTLRKELTKNGGSVHQICLLFTGRRVCGKPNCKCDMGKTGVKKKKSKNLAKDMKNRLTFLRKKTNDRHGSNPASKLEKVLKSDKPTQEEALKWAESLDALLSHKYGLVVFRSFLQTEFSEENLDFWLACEDFKRIKSLSKMASRAKKIFTEYISIQSCKEVNLDSYTREHIKENMENICGDCFDLAQSRIFGLMERDSYPRFLRSDIYMELTNQKRPGSATDPS, encoded by the exons ATGAAG ATGCTGGAACCAAAAGCAGCCGAACAGACTGATCTGGGCCTGCTGGGATTTAGCCCTCACAGTGTGTCTGAGCCCTGTTCCCCATCATGCCCCTCTGCATCGCCCATCATGAGAAGAACAAACTGCAGCTCTCCAACTCAGCAGCTCTCTTACCCAGACCTGCATGTCAGCACCGGAGATGCCAACCAAACCGCTCCGACCCCTCGAGATGCCTGCAAACCTCCATACATGGAGACCTCCGAGATTTGGAAGGACAGACAGAAGGAGGTGAAAGGAGGTGGGCAAGAGTCAGAGCTGGAGAAAAGGGAGCAGGGCGAGGGCGAGAGCGCTTCTGAGACCATTAGTGTTGGTGCCAGACCCACATCTTCATCGTCATCTTCCTCCCCTCTAGTCATTCCCAAGCTGTGCCTGGATCGCTCCTTCAACGCAGATGCTTTGACCTCACCGTCGACAGACGATgatgaggaggaagaggaagaagacgACGAGGACAGCGATGAAGGATTTCTGAAGAGGAGGAGTATGGTGGAATCATCTCCTAGCAGTGGGCAGCAGAGTGGGGGCTTGTGTGTGCAGAGGTCCCTCCACAGACGAACGCACAGTGAGGGCAGTTTGCTGCAGGAGCCCCGGTCTCCTCGCTTCATCTCCGATCAGGCCATCGACTGCATAGAGGCCAAGCGGGAACCTCCGGAGCGTTGGGCGGTCCCGTCCCCACAGACCTTGAGGAAAGAGCTCACCAAGAATGGAGGATCTGTCCACCAGATCTGCCTGCTCTTCACTGGAAGGAGG GTTTGTGGCAAACCAAACTGTAAATGTGACATGGGAAAAACTGGTGTCAAAAAGAAGAAATCCAAGAATTT GGCCAAAGACATGAAAAACCGCCTGACTTTTCTGCGGAAGAAGACCAACGACAGACATGGAAGCAATCCAGCTAGCAAGCTCGAGAAAGTCCTTAAGTCAGACAA ACCGACTCAAGAGGAAGCTCTCAAATGGGCAGAGTCACTTGATGCGCTGCTTTCTCACAAAT ATGGCCTGGTAGTTTTCCGCTCCTTCCTGCAAACAGAGTTTAGTGAAGAGAATCTGGACTTCTGGCTGGCATGTGAGGATTTCAAGAGGATCAAATCACTGTCCAAAATGGCATCCAGAGCAAAGAAGATATTCACTGAGTACATCTCCATACAGTCCTGTAAAGAG GTTAATCTGGACTCGTACACCAGGGAGCACATCAAGGAAAACATGGAGAACATCTGCGGAGACTGCTTTGACCTGGCTCAGAGCAGAATCTTTGGACTAATGGAAAGAGACTCGTACCCTCGATTCCTCCGCTCTGACATTTACATGGAATTAACCAATCAAAAGAGACCTGGCTCCGCCACAGATCCATCGTAA